The genomic window ACCCTGGACCTGATCGCGGACATCACCGGCTACTTCCGCAAGTGAGCTGAGACGGAGGCGGGGTGGTACGGGCCCGGCCCGTACCACCCCGCCTCCGCGTCCGTACGCCGCCCACTCACCTGTACAGCAGGTACTCCCGCCGCGTCTTCCGGAACGCGGCGAGGTCTGCGGCCCAGGCTCCCACCACCTCGTCGGTGTCCGCCCCCGCGTCGATCATCGTGCGGACCCGGGTGTTGCCCGAGAGCCGGTCGATGGCGTTGTCGGGCCGCCAGCCGAACCCGCTCCAGGTTTGCCTGGCCGTCACCAGCAGCGCGATCCCGGTGCGCACCGGGTCGAAGACCTCCCGGTCCTGGACGTGCACCTGCACCCCGCCCACCGTCTTCCCCTGGAACTTGGAGAACGTCGGCGTGAAGTAGGCCTCGCGGAACGCCACCCCGGGCAGCTCCAGCGCGTTCGCGGCGGCCGCCCAGCGGTGGTCGACGCCTTCCGCGCCCAGCAGCTCGAACGGCCGCGTCGTGCCCCGGCCCTCGGACAGGAGCGTGCCTTCGAACAGACACGTACCCGAGTAGACCAGCGCCGTCTCCGGGGTCGGCATGTTAGGGCTCGGCGGGACCCAGGGCAGACCCGTCGCGTCGAAGAAGTCGCCGCGCCGCCATCCCGACATCTTCACGACGTCCAGCTCCACGGGGCGGTCCGCCAGGAACTCGGAGTTGAAGAGCAGTGCCAGCTCCGCGACCGTCATGCCGTGCGCCTGGGAGATCTCCCGGCGGCCCACGAACGACGCGAAGGCCCGGTCGAGCACGGGACCCAGGGCGGCGCGGCCGGTGACCGGGTTCGGCCGGTCCAGCACGACGAACCGCTTGCCGGCGAGCGCCGCCGCCTCCATGCAGTCGTAGAGCGTCCAGATGTACGTGTAGAAGCGGGCCCCCGCGTCCTGGATGTCGAACACCACGGTGTCGACTCCCGAGGCCGTGAAGATGTCGGCGAGGGCCTGCCCGCTCTTCAGATACGTGTCGTAGACCGGGAGCCCGGTGGCGGGGTCGTCATAGCGTCCCTCGGAACCGCCGGCCTGCGCCGTCCCGCGGAAACCGTGCTCGGGTCCGAAGACCGCGGTCAGGTTCACGCGGTCGTCGGGGTGCATCACGTCGACGATGTGCCGGACGTCCGAGGTGATCCCGGTGGGGTTCGTGACGATGCCGACCTTCTCCCCGGCCAGCATCCGGTAGCCGTCGGCGGCGAGCCGGTCGAAGCCGGTCCGGACACCGCCGTGCCCGGCTCCGTGCCCCCGGCCCGCTGCCGCGGCCGTCCCTGGCCCGGCGGCGGTTGCCGCGAGGGCCCCGATCGCTCCGCCGGCGGCCAGCACACCACGCCTGGACAGGGTCATTCCACTACCTCCATGATCGCGACGACTGCCTTGGTCACGCACGCTAGCGCGCGTGTGGTCTACACGGAACGCCTTGGACTGGGCAGATTCCCAGTCCTGCCCCGGGCCCCTTCCCGGATCACATACCGACTGGTTAGTCTGCCGGGTAGGACGCACGGGAAAGGCGGGACCGATGAGTACGGTGCAGGGCGCTGGCGTAGTGGTGACCGGAGCCGGAGGCGGCATCGGAGCCGCCCTGGCCCGCAGATTCGCCGCGGAGGGCGCACGGGTCGTCGTCAACGACCTGAAGGCGGACCGGGTCGAAGCCCTCGCCGAGGAGATCGGCGGCACCGTCGTGGCCGGCGACGCGTCCACCGTCGTGGACGCCGCACGCGAAGCCCTCGGCGGCACGGTGGACGTCTACTGCGCCAACGCCGGTCTCGCCTCGGGAGGCGACGCCTTCGCC from Streptomyces sp. NBC_01341 includes these protein-coding regions:
- a CDS encoding exo-beta-N-acetylmuramidase NamZ family protein, whose product is MTLSRRGVLAAGGAIGALAATAAGPGTAAAAGRGHGAGHGGVRTGFDRLAADGYRMLAGEKVGIVTNPTGITSDVRHIVDVMHPDDRVNLTAVFGPEHGFRGTAQAGGSEGRYDDPATGLPVYDTYLKSGQALADIFTASGVDTVVFDIQDAGARFYTYIWTLYDCMEAAALAGKRFVVLDRPNPVTGRAALGPVLDRAFASFVGRREISQAHGMTVAELALLFNSEFLADRPVELDVVKMSGWRRGDFFDATGLPWVPPSPNMPTPETALVYSGTCLFEGTLLSEGRGTTRPFELLGAEGVDHRWAAAANALELPGVAFREAYFTPTFSKFQGKTVGGVQVHVQDREVFDPVRTGIALLVTARQTWSGFGWRPDNAIDRLSGNTRVRTMIDAGADTDEVVGAWAADLAAFRKTRREYLLYR